From a region of the Saccharomyces paradoxus chromosome IV, complete sequence genome:
- the CDC34 gene encoding SCF E2 ubiquitin-protein ligase catalytic subunit CDC34 (Ubiquitin-conjugating enzyme (E2)~similar to YDR054C), with product MSSRKSTASSLLLRQYRELTDPKKAIPSFHIELEDDSNIFTWNIGVMVLNEDSIYHGGFFKAQMRFPEDFPFSPPQFRFTPAIYHPNVYRDGRLCISILHQSGDPMTDEPDAETWSPVQTVESVLISIVSLLEDPNINSPANVDAAVDYRKNPEQYKQRVKMEVERSKQDIPKGFIMPTSESAYISQSKLDEPESNKDMADNFWYDSDLDDDENGSVILQDDDYDDDDGNSHIPFGDDDVYNYNDNDDDDERIEFEDDDDDDDDSIDNDSVMDRKQPHKAEDESEDVEDVERVSKKI from the coding sequence ATGAGTAGTCGCAAAAGCACCGCTTCCAGTTTACTGTTACGGCAATATAGAGAACTTACCGATCCTAAGAAGGCTATTCCCTCATTTCATATAGAACTAGAGGATGattcaaatattttcactTGGAATATAGGTGTTATGGTACTAAATGAGGACTCCATTTACCATGGAGGGTTTTTCAAAGCTCAAATGAGATTTCCGGAAGATTTTCCCTTTTCCCCACCACAGTTTCGATTTACGCCGGCTATCTACCATCCAAACGTTTACAGGGATGGCAGGCTTTGTATTTCCATTTTACATCAAAGTGGGGATCCTATGACCGACGAACCTGATGCTGAAACGTGGTCTCCTGTGCAGACCGTGGAAAGTGTTTTGATTTCTATAGTATCTCTGCTAGAGGACCCCAACATCAACTCTCCAGCAAATGTAGATGCCGCTGTTGATTACAGAAAAAACCCTGAACAATACAAGCAAAGAGTCAAAATGGAGGTGGAAAGATCGAAACAAGATATCCCTAAAGGTTTCATAATGCCTACTTCTGAATCAGCGTACATATCTCAAAGTAAATTAGATGAGCCAGAATCGAATAAGGATATGGCGGATAATTTTTGGTATGACAGTGATTTGGACGACGATGAGAACGGATCCGTCATTTTACAAGACGACGACtacgatgatgatgatggaaACAGTCATATCCCGTTCGGCGATGATGACGTTTACAACTATAACGACaacgatgacgatgatgaaagaATCGAATTCgaagatgatgacgatgatgacgacgatAGTATAGATAACGACAGCGTCATGGACAGGAAACAACCCCACAAGGCTGAAGATGAAAGCGAAGACGTAGAAGACGTAGAAAGAGTTtctaagaaaatataa
- the PST1 gene encoding Pst1p (Cell wall protein that contains a GPI-attachment site~similar to YDR055W) — translation MQLHSLIASTAFLITSALAATSSSSSIPSSCTISSHATATAQSDLDKYSRCDTLVGNLTVGGGLKTGALANVKEIKGSLTIFNATNLTSFAADSLESITDSLNLQSLTILTSASFGSLQNVNSINLITLPAISAFTSNIKSANNIYISDTSLQSVDGFSALKKVNVFNVNNNKKLTSIKSPLETVSDSLQFSFNGNQTKITFDDLVWANNISLTDVHSVSFASLQKINSSLGFINNSISSLNFTKLSTIGQTFSIVSNDYLKNLSFSNLSTIGGALVVANNTGLQKIGGLDNLTTIGGTLEVVGNFTVLNLNSLKSVKGGADVESKSNNFSCNALKALQKKGGIKGESFVCKNGATSTSVKLSSTSKPQSSKTTSKASKSSSKAEEKKLTSGNIKAAASASSVSSSSASSSSASSSSSKSSKGNAAIMAPVGQTTTLIGLLTAMIMSLM, via the coding sequence ATGCAACTACATTCACTTATCGCTTCAACCGCATTCTTAATAACGTCAGCTCTAGCTgctacttcttcttcttccagCATACCCTCTTCCTGTACTATAAGCTCGCACGCTACGGCTACGGCTCAGAGTGACTTAGATAAATATAGCCGCTGTGACACATTGGTGGGGAACCTAACTGTCGGTGGTGGTTTAAAGACTGGTGCTTTGGCTAACgttaaagaaattaaaggTTCTCTAACAATATTCAATGCTACAAACCTAACCTCGTTCGCTGCTGATTCCTTGGAGTCTATCACagattctttgaatttgcAAAGCTTGACAATCCTGACTTCCGCATCATTCGGGTCTTTACAAAACGTTAATAGTATAAATCTGATTACTCTACCCGCAATCTCTGCTTTCACTTCTAATATCAAATCTGCTAACAACATTTATATTTCCGACACTTCGCTGCAATCCGTTGATGGCTTTTCTGccttaaaaaaagttaacGTGTTCAACGTCAATAACAACAAGAAATTAACCTCGATCAAATCTCCCCTTGAAACAGTCAGCGACTCTTTACAATTTTCGTTCAATGGTAACCAGACTAAAATCACTTTCGATGACTTGGTTTGGGCAAATAATATTAGTTTAACCGACGTTCATTCTGTTTCCTTTGCCAGCTTACAAAAGATTAACTCCTCATTGGGTTTCATCAACAATTCCATCTCTAGTTTGAATTTCACTAAGCTAAGCACGATCGGCCAAACCTTCAGTATTGTTTCCAATGATTACTTGAAGAACTTGTCGTTTTCTAACTTGTCAACCATAGGTGGTGCCCTTGTTGTTGCTAATAACACTGgtttacaaaaaattggtgGCCTCGACAACCTAACAACCATTGGCGGTACCTTGGAAGTTGTCGGTAATTTCACCGTCTTGAACCTAAACTCTTTGAAGTCTGTTAAGGGTGGAGCAGATGTCGAATCAAAGTCAAACAATTTCTCCTGTAATGCTTTGAAAGCTTTGCAAAAGAAGGGGGGTATTAAAGGTGAATCTTTTGTTTGCAAAAATGGTGCAACGTCAACATCTGTTAAATTATCATCCACCTCCAAACCCCAATCAAGTAAAACTACTTCCAAAGCTTCCAAGTCATCTTCTAAggctgaagaaaaaaagctaaCTTCTGGCAATATCAAGGCTGCTGCTTCTGCCTCTAGTGTTTCTAGCTCCAGCGCTTCTAGCTCTAGCGCTTCCAGCTCTAGTTCTAAGAGTTCCAAAGGCAATGCCGCTATCATGGCACCAGTCGGTCAAACAACCACTTTGATTGGTCTTTTGACGGCAATGATCATGTCCCTAATGTGA
- the EMC10 gene encoding Emc10p (similar to YDR056C) has translation MLMRLLRVISLASMVFGADILQLSYSEDAKDATPLGTFEIDSTSDGNVTVTTIDVQNVEVSGQYCLNAQIEGKLDMPCFSYMKLRTPLRYDLIVDVDEDNEVKQVSLSYNETNDAIVPTVRYPETGPTAPVTKLKKKTKTYADKKASKNNDGSTAQFQEDEEVKEVSWFQKNWKMLLLGLLIYNFVAGSVKKQQQQDAGAGQKTE, from the coding sequence ATGTTGATGCGGCTGTTGCGTGTGATTTCGTTGGCCAGCATGGTCTTCGGTGCTGATATTTTACAATTAAGCTATTCAGAGGATGCGAAAGACGCTACTCCCCTAGGAACATTTGAGATTGACAGTACATCTGATGGGAATGTTACAGTAACAACTATTGATGTACAGAATGTTGAAGTTTCTGGGCAATACTGTTTGAATGCCCAGATTGAAGGTAAATTGGATATGCCATGTTTCAGCTACATGAAGCTGAGGACACCATTAAGATACGATTTAATTGTGGATGTAGATGAAGACAATGAGGTCAAGCAGGTGTCGTTATCATACAATGAGACTAACGATGCTATTGTTCCTACAGTAAGATATCCAGAAACAGGTCCAACCGCACCAGTGACtaaattaaagaaaaaaacaaagacCTACGCTGACAAAAAAGCTAGTAAGAATAACGATGGAAGTACTGCacaatttcaagaagatgaagaggtCAAGGAGGTCTCTTGGTTCCAAAAGAACTGGAAAATGCTACTTCTGGGCCTACTGATTTACAACTTTGTTGCGGGGTCCGTGAAGaagcaacaacaacaagatGCTGGAGCTGGCCAAAAGACTGAGTAA
- the YOS9 gene encoding Yos9p (ER quality-control lectin~similar to YDR057W), which yields MQAKIIYALSAISTLIPLGSSLLAPIEDPIVSNKYLISYIDEGNWSDRILKNQSAMNSGYIVNMGGDLECFIQNASTQLNDVLENSDEYSNSEKAALLTNTLNQGVTTIFDKLNERCIFYQAGFWIYKYCPGIEFVQFHGKVNTQTGEIVNRDESLVYRLGKPKAKLDEREFELLYDDVGYYISEIIGSGDTCDVTGTERMVEIQYVCGGSNSGPATIQWVRETKICVYEAQVTIPELCNLELLAKNEDQKNASPILCRTPDKSKIDSNSIDLITEYEPIFLGSGVYFLRPFNTDERVKLMVTDNAMSNWDVITDTYYQKFGNAINKMLSLRLVSLPNGHILQPGDSCVWLAEVVDIKDQLQTILSLNILNSQRAEIFFNKTFTFNEDNGNFISYKIGDPDLSTELSQITRSSKGDTKTENTQSEELSISPDSELLLRLSKEITEVKELLNEIVSPHEMEVIFENMRNQPNNDFELALMNGLKPLLNVGSDENINGERDHAGINDDESTKNGGKKKETATDPSRDITEADPETMENTKPEVTDVTSDVSINHDEL from the coding sequence ATGCAAGCTAAAATTATATATGCTCTGAGCGCAATTTCTACGCTGATACCATTAGGATCATCACTATTAGCACCTATAGAGGACCCCATAGTGTCAAACAAATACCTCATATCCTACATCGATGAGGGCAACTGGAGTGATagaatattaaaaaatCAGTCTGCCATGAACTCAGGGTATATCGTAAATATGGGTGGCGATCTCGAATGCTTTATTCAAAATGCAAGTACTCAATTGAACGATGTATTGGAAAACTCAGATGAGTATAGCAATAGTGAAAAGGCAGCATTACTAACCAATACCCTGAATCAAGGCGTTACAACGATTTTTGATAAACTAAATGAACGATGCATCTTCTACCAGGCTGGATTTTGGATTTATAAGTACTGTCCTGGCATAGAATTTGTTCAGTTTCATGGTAAAGTAAATACACAAACTGGTGAAATCGTCAATCGAGATGAATCTTTGGTTTACCGGCTGGGAAAACCAAAGGCAAAATTAGACGAGAGAGAATTCGAATTACTTTATGACGATGTGGGATATTACATTAGTGAAATTATAGGCTCAGGTGATACTTGCGATGTGACCGGGACTGAAAGAATGGTTGAAATACAATATGTCTGTGGTGGCTCAAACTCTGGACCAGCAACCATCCAATGGGTGagggaaacaaaaatttgtgTTTATGAAGCCCAAGTTACCATACCTGAATTGTGCAATTTAGAATTATTAGCTAAAAATGAAgaccaaaaaaatgcctCACCTATACTTTGTAGGACGCCCgacaaatcaaaaattgacAGTAACTCTATCGATTTAATCACTGAATATGAGCCGATTTTTTTAGGCTCTGGAGTATACTTTCTAAGGCCCTTTAATACTGATGAGAGAGTCAAATTAATGGTTACTGATAATGCGATGTCTAATTGGGATGTAATTACCGACACGTATTACCagaaatttggaaatgcCATAAACAAAATGCTTAGCTTGAGATTAGTATCGTTACCTAATGGACATATTCTCCAGCCTGGTGATTCATGTGTTTGGTTGGCGGAAGTGGTTGATATCAAAGACCAATTGCAAACCATTTTATCGTTGAACATACTTAATTCACAAAGGGCagagatattttttaacaAGACATTTACGTTCAATGAAGATAACGGAAACTTTATATCATACAAGATTGGGGATCCTGACCTGTCAACTGAACTTAGCCAAATAACCCGCTCAAGTAAAGGAGACAcaaaaacagaaaacaCTCAGTCTGAAGAACTCTCAATTAGTCCCGATAGCGAGCTGCTCTTAAGGCTTTCAAAGGAAATAACGGAAGTGAAGGAACTATTAAACGAAATCGTAAGTCCACATGAAATGGAAGTgatatttgaaaacatGAGAAATCAACCgaataatgattttgaacTGGCACTGATGAACGGATTGAAACCCTTATTAAATGTTGGAAGTGATGAGAACATAAATGGGGAGAGAGACCATGCAGGAATTAATGACGATGAAAGTACCAAAAATGGCggcaagaagaaagaaactgCTACCGATCCAAGTAGAGATATTACAGAAGCTGATCCTGAAACGATGGAGAATACTAAACCGGAGGTAACAGACGTTACGTCTGATGTTTCCATCAACCATGATGAGCTTTAA
- the TGL2 gene encoding triglyceride lipase (Triacylglycerol lipase that is localized to the mitochondria~similar to YDR058C) has product MKNDDKANDIIIDSVKVPNSYKPPKNPIVFCHGLSGFDKLILIPSVFHLTNLVSNSIVHNMAENFMQDDEDESDNKYTNLLEIEYWIGVKKFLQSKGCTVITTKVPGFGSIEERAMALDAQLQKEVKKIESKDKRHSLNLIAHSMGGLDCRYLISNIKNRNYDILSLTTISTPHRGSEMADYVVDLFENLNALRVSQKILPICFYQLTTTYMKYFNLVTPNSPKVSYFSYGCSFVPKWYNVFCTPWKIVYERSKGCPNDGLVTINSSKWGEYRGTLKDMDHLDVINWKNKLQDDWSKYFHTTTVGEKVDILNFYLKITDDLARKGF; this is encoded by the coding sequence atgaaaaatgatgataaagCTAATGATATAATAATAGACTCTGTAAAAGTTCCTAATTCATACAAACCCCCAAAAAATCCTATTGTCTTTTGCCATGGTTTATCAGGATTTGACAAGTTAATTCTGATCCCTTCTGTATTCCACCTAACAAATTTAGTTTCCAATTCAATAGTACATAACATGGCAGAAAATTTCATGCAggatgacgaagatgaaagtGATAATAAATACACAAATTTATTAGAGATTGAATATTGGATTGGTGTCAAAAAGTTTCTCCAGTCAAAGGGATGTACTGTGATCACTACTAAAGTACCAGGTTTCGGTAGTATCGAAGAAAGAGCAATGGCCTTGGATGCTCAGTTACAGAAAgaagtaaagaaaatcgAATCAAAGGATAAGAGGCATTCGTTAAATCTAATCGCACATTCAATGGGTGGACTAGATTGCCGATATCTAATCTccaatatcaaaaatagGAATTACGATATATTGAGCCTAACCACTATTTCGACTCCACATAGAGGGTCAGAGATGGCTGATTATGTTGTCgacctttttgaaaatttaaacgCCTTGAGAGTGAGTCAAAAGATATTGCCAATATGTTTTTACCAACTCACCACGACGTATATGAAATACTTCAATTTGGTTACGCCAAATAGTCCAAAGGTTTCCTATTTTTCATACGGTTGCTCCTTTGTGCCTAAGTGGTACAATGTCTTTTGCACACCTTGGAAAATTGTCTATGAGAGATCTAAAGGTTGCCCCAACGACGGCCTGGTAACTATAAATAGCAGTAAATGGGGTGAGTACAGGGGTACTTTAAAAGATATGGATCATCTGGACGTGATCAATTGGAAGAATAAGTTGCAGGATGATTGgagtaaatattttcacaCAACTACCGTCGGAGAGAAGGTTGACATCTTGAACTTTTATTTGAAGATAACGGATGACTTGGCACGGAAGGGATTTTAA
- the UBC5 gene encoding E2 ubiquitin-conjugating protein UBC5 (Ubiquitin-conjugating enzyme~similar to YDR059C): protein MSSSKRIAKELSDLGRDPPASCSAGPVGDDLYHWQASIMGPSDSPYAGGVFFLSIHFPTDYPFKPPKVNFTTKIYHPNINSSGNICLDILKDQWSPALTLSKVLLSICSLLTDANPDDPLVPEIAQIYKTDKAKYEATAKEWTKKYAV, encoded by the exons ATGTCTTCTTCCAAGCGTATTGCCAAAGAATTAAGTGATTTAGGGAG AGATCCTCCTGCTTCATGTTCAGCAGGCCCTGTAGGGGATGACCTGTACCACTGGCAAGCCTCTATAATGGGTCCCTCAGACTCACCTTACGCCGGTGgcgttttctttttgtctaTTCACTTTCCTACTGATTATCCGTTCAAGCCACCAAAGGTGAACTTTACCACCAAGATTTATCATCCGAATATTAATTCGAGTGGAAATATCTGCTTGGATATTTTAAAGGACCAGTGGTCACCAGCGCTAactctttcaaaagttctGTTGTCTATTTGCTCTCTTCTAACAGATGCTAACCCCGATGATCCCCTGGTCCCCGAGATTGCTCAAATATACAAGACAGATAAGGCCAAGTATGAAGCCACCGCTAAGGAGTGGACCAAGAAATATGCTGTTTAA
- the MAK21 gene encoding RNA-binding ribosome biosynthesis protein MAK21 (Constituent of 66S pre-ribosomal particles~similar to YDR060W) — MGENNDNKLDLSSLRNKISSKLRDNSSIKAKKVQKGKEVKASTDAKKVDEDIRREALALGASEEDLELIQGLSDDDDDAKSEQEFDATADEDADDKGFKNDLQNFMKNVGFDKHKFEDVDDDDVEEESSSSKESKKSAQPSPVTTTIEKPIQESTDNGMKQEGNKVEETNLSSDQEPETESAEKEKEEKKDGGLITQTTIISSDKLIIPYDKPWYEIPLDSQVGQNDDLEELSKEQIEKLFERGKQTLEADNQTYYEEFTKDSSQAKFMSQILSDGTLNDKISAVTLLIQDSPLHNTKSLETLVSYCGKKSRNSALQSLNALKDLFLNGLLPNRKLRYFKNQPGLSMMLNKKTLAIFYFEDYLKKLFFRVLEVLEVLSHDPIIHVRLQVLNHVFDLLTNQPEQEFNLLRLGVNKIGDIDSKVSSKASYLLLKLEQAHPNMKSIVIDAIVDIALRPNADYHTTYYSVITLNQTILKRSEDSVANKLVKTYFTLFEKFLINTDKDNTNGVAKSNSKSYEEKRKKNFKKGKHGGKSVRNEKTESEVLDEKNSKLFSALLTGINRAFPFAQIPASVYEVHMETLFKITHSSNFNTSIQALVLINQVTVKAKLNGDRYYRTLYESLFDPRLVNSSKQGIYLNLLYKSLKQDALNVERVEAFVKRILQVCSHWLNVGTITGFFFLLIQLAKTVPQIKNLLTNTPVDYEYESDAEEEQNGKDIKRKEYDGRKRDPKFANAEKSSLWEINSFINHFHPTVQTYANAYVTGETEQIAKPDLGLFTLSHFLDRFVYRSAKQTNATRGTSIMQPLFSGSRVNDSVLVKASDVLHDQGPVNTEDWLTKKVEDIKPEDKFFYQYFTIKKTADRKGKKSSRGSNFDTDDEMDEDEIWNALVKSRPDVEDDSDDSELDFGEDDFSESSGEDEAKLDAIDDEDVKSEGSQESDQEEGLDEDIFYSFDGEQDGGEKKRSFPESSEEDENNEEEEEDTEAAAKRAKKKQRKNMLKSLPVFASADDYAQYLDQDSD; from the coding sequence ATGGGTGAAAACAACGACAATAAGCTGGATTTGTCTTCACTAAGAAAtaagatttcttcaaaattacGAGACAATAGCAGTATAAAGGCGAAGAAAGTTCAAAAAGGCAAGGAGGTGAAGGCCAGTACTGATGCGAAGAAAGTAGACGAGGATATACGTCGCGAGGCATTAGCCTTGGGTGCAAGCGAAGAAGATCTAGAATTAATTCAAGGATTaagtgatgatgatgatgacgcTAAGAGCGAACAGGAATTTGATGCCACCGCTGATGAGGACGCTGACGACAAAGGATTCAAGAAtgatcttcaaaatttcatgAAGAATGTAGGATTTGACAAGCACAAATTCGAAGATGtagacgatgatgatgtaGAAGAGGAATCCTCTAGCTCCAAGGAATCTAAAAAATCCGCACAACCAAGCCCTGTAACAACGACAATAGAGAAACCTATTCAAGAGTCAACCGATAATGGTATGAAACAAGAAGGAAACAAGGTGGAAGAAACTAACCTTAGTTCAGACCAAGAGCCAGAAACAGAATCagcagaaaaagaaaaggaagagaagaaagatgGCGGTTTAATCACGCAAACAACAATCATCTCATCTGATAAACTTATTATTCCTTACGACAAACCATGGTATGAAATTCCGTTGGATTCTCAAGTTGGACAAAACGATGATCTTGAAGAATTATCCAAAGAACAAATTgagaaactttttgaaagaggTAAACAAACATTGGAAGCTGACAACCAAACTTACTACGAAGAGTTTACAAAGGACTCATCACAGGCAAAATTCATGTCCCAAATTCTATCAGACGGTACCCTTAACGATAAGATATCTGCCGTAACTTTACTGATTCAAGATTCGCCATTGCATAACACTAAGTCTTTAGAAACTTTGGTTTCCTATTGTGGTAAGAAATCGAGAAACTCCGCTTTGCAAAGTTTAAATGCCTTGAAGGATTTATTCTTGAATGGTCTTTTGCCCAACAGGAAGCTgagatatttcaaaaatcaaCCCGGCCTATCAATGATGCTAAATAAGAAAACTCTTGCCATTTTCTATTTCGAAGattatttgaagaaactattCTTTCGTGTTTTAGAAGTCTTGGAAGTGCTCTCCCACGATCCAATTATTCACGTTAGACTACAAGTACTAAATCATGTATTTGATTTATTGACCAATCAACCCGAACAAGAATTCAATTTACTGAGATTAGGTGTCAACAAAATTGGTGATATTGACTCCaaagtttcttcaaagGCTTCATATTTACTACTAAAGTTAGAACAAGCCCATCCAAATATGAAATCCATCGTCATCGATGCTATTGTTGATATCGCATTGAGACCAAATGCCGACTATCACACCACCTACTATTCTGTTATTACTTTAAACCAAACCATCTTAAAAAGATCAGAAGATTCAGTTGCTAATAAGTTGGTAAAAACATACTTCACTTTATTTGAGAAATTCTTGATTAATACTGATAAGGATAATACTAATGGCGTTGCCAAGAGTAACTCAAAATCATATGaggagaaaagaaagaagaacttTAAAAAGGGTAAACACGGTGGTAAATCTGTGAGAAACGAAAAAACGGAAAGTGAAGTTTTAGACgaaaaaaactcaaaatTATTCAGTGCTTTATTAACAGGTATCAATCGTGCATTCCCATTTGCTCAAATTCCAGCCTCAGTTTATGAAGTACACATGGAAacccttttcaaaatcacaCACTCCTCAAACTTTAACACCTCAATTCAAGCGTTAGTTTTGATTAATCAAGTCACTGTCAAAGCGAAGTTGAACGGCGACCGATATTATAGAACATTATACGAAAGTTTGTTTGACCCCAGGCTGGTGAATTCCTCCAAGCAGGgtatttatttgaatttactTTACAAATCATTAAAACAAGATGCACTAAATGTAGAGCGAGTAGAAGCTTTTGTCAAGAGAATTCTTCAAGTTTGTTCTCATTGGCTGAACGTTGGTACAATTACcggtttctttttcttattaatCCAATTAGCTAAAACAGTACCACAAATCAAAAACCTTTTAACTAATACACCAGTTGACTATGAGTATGAATCCGATGCAGAAGAGGAACAAAATGGTAAGGacataaaaagaaaggaataTGATGGTCGTAAGCGTGATCCGAAATTCGCCAACGCAGAAAAGTCTTCATTATGGGAAATTAATAGCTTCATCAATCATTTCCACCCTACAGTGCAAACATACGCGAACGCCTATGTAACAGGAGAAACAGAGCAAATAGCTAAACCAGACTTGGGTCTATTTACCCTATCACACTTCCTGGACAGATTTGTCTATAGAAGTGCCAAGCAAACCAATGCCACAAGAGGTACATCTATTATGCAACCTTTATTCAGTGGTTCACGAGTTAACGACTCTGTTTTAGTCAAGGCATCTGATGTTTTGCACGATCAAGGTCCCGTAAATACTGAAGACTGGCTGACTAAAAAGGTCGAAGATATCAAACCTGAGGATAAATTcttttatcaatatttCACCATCAAGAAAACTGCTgatagaaaaggaaagaaatcTAGTAGGGGATCTAATTTTGAtactgatgatgaaatggATGAAGACGAAATTTGGAACGCTCTGGTTAAATCTAGACCCGATGTAGAAGATGACAGTGACGACAGTGAACTTGACTTCGGTGAAGATGATTTCAGCGAATCAAGCGGTGAAGATGAAGCTAAGCTGGACGCAAttgacgatgaagatgttAAAAGTGAAGGCAGCCAAGAAAGtgatcaagaagaaggccTCGATGAGGATATTTTCTACAGTTTCGATGGGGAACAAGACGGTGGAGAGAAGAAACGTTCTTTCCCTGAAAGTAGTGAGGAAGACGAGAacaacgaagaagaagaagaagatacaGAGGCCGCCGCAAAAAgggcaaagaaaaagcaaaggaAGAATATGCTCAAAAGTCTACCGGTATTTGCATCCGCAGACGATTATGCTCAATATTTAGATCAAGACTCAGACTAA